The sequence TTGTTTTATTAGTGCTGCTATTTCATCATCGCTGATGCCGGCCATAAACTCCGGAACATGCGGTTTCTCAGCAGGTTTCTTATCTGCAATAAGTTCCTCGATGTCTATGAAATACCTGCCCGATTCGTGGTATTGGTCAAGCAGTATCCGTCTGCACACATCGGCAGTGATACCACCGCCCAGCGCTACCGCGCTGGCTAGTTGCGGCCATGTAGTTATCGATTGGCCAATTTCGAGCATAGATGCTTTTGCACGTGTCGATATTGTTTCTGCGCCTGCGATCGGCAGCAGGTACGGCACTTTTTCTTCGTTTGTTTTCAGGTGCTTGATCCTGGAAACATCCAGGTGATCGATAGAGCCATGTAAAATGGGTCGGTCAGGCTGCAGATCAAAACGCTCTACATCGACAGTTCCCCTGTCGCTGGCTTCCATCACTACGGGTATCTGCGCAGCCTTTGCCTTTTGCCGGCACAGCACTTTGATATCCAACCCATCGCACTCGTCTATCAGGATATCCAGCTTGCCGCCTTCAGATATAAATTTATCGATATTTTCTTCAGTAATGCCATCGGGATAGCAAATAACTCGCAGGTATGGGTCGATCTCCGCTATTTCACGGGCTACAGCCACTACTTTTTTGACGCCCAGATTGTGCAGCCCCGTCCGGATACGATTGTAGTTGGTAAGTTCCAACATATCAAAATCTGCCAACCGCAGTTCACCGCATCCCCGCTCCATAGCCAGCGTAACCGACACTGATTGCCCAACAGAAAGACCAATAACGCCTATTTTCTTTTGCGCCAGGGTTTCGCGCTCTGTGTTTGTGATCTTGTATTGGTTTCGCGATGTGCGTACTTCAATGAATTCCTCTTCGTCAAGAATATGAACCAGCCGTTTGCTCCACGGATAATAGGCCCAGACACCGTATCGCTCTTTGGACATTCCGCCAAGGTGCTGTTCTATAAGCCGGTCGTAATCATTCGCTGACAATGTAACGGTAGCGTTACGGCTCTTTAATAGCTCTTTCAGCTGATCGGTTATCTCTTCAGATACGAAGACGTCGCCAACACTTATAATTTCGTCGAAACGGTGCTCATCCCCGGGCTTATCCAATCGTAAAAGCTCGGGTGCAGATACATCCTTTAGTTCTAATGCCCTCTCTCTTAAGCTATTGAATTTATCTAACATACATATAACATTTACACCCAAAGTGTGTATCTTCGTTCTCAGCTTAGCCTATCACCCCGAAAATAATAAATCGCGCGTAAATATATGACTGTCAGTTTTATTATTTAAATTGCGTACGGTTTTTTTGAAAAAATGTTGTTGACAGAGATTTATGCCTGAGAATAAAATCAATATATTATACGTAGATGATGAGGAGAACAACCTGATTTCATTTAAGGCCACGTTTCGCATCAAGTATAATGTTTCTACAGCCATAAGCGGCGAAGAGGCAAAGAAGATACTCGCAAGCAAGCCGATCGACATTATCATTACCGATCAGCGTATGCCGGGTATGACTGGAGTAGAATTCCTGGAATCGATCATTGACGATTATCCAGACCCCATGCGCATTCTTCTTACCGGCTATGCCGATATGAACGCCGTCATCGATGCGATCAACAAAGGAAAAATATTTCATTACCTCACCAAACCATGGAATGAGGAAGAACTGGAAGCCACCATACAACGCGCATACGATGTATACCGTATCAAGATGGATGAAAAAGAGCTGACCCAGAAGCTTGGTGTTACAAACGAGCAGTTGGAGTTTTTATTGAGACAACGCCTTTTATCATAAAAGAAAAAGTCCCGCTAGTGCGGGACTTTTTCTTTTACTTTTCTGTTATGAATCTTTCCATTTTTCCATTTGAGCCAGTTCCTGGGTTATCGCAGCTTCCCAACGATGCTGCGCATCATATATGAGCCCGTGATCGGTCTCATCTTCATAACGCTGCTGGCGATCCTGGTATTCCTGCTGCAGCTGCGCGTAGATACCTTTAAGCGTGGTGCGCAGGTTAGCAACATCTACGTTAACATTCGACATACGCTCACGCAGTTTGCGCGTGTACAGTTCGCACAGGTCAAAGTGACCTTGCTCGTGTGCGAGTATCTCCGCACCTTTTTCTTCCTCTCTTATCCATGATTTGCGGGTATAGAATGTATTGAACACATTCACCCTCAGATTCGGATTATTCTGGCTAACAGTATTGGTTTCAAAACCTATAGCGCAAAATGTAGCTGCAGCTATATTGTCTGACGAGTACGGCTGCACTGGTCCGCGAAAGTCGTCCCATGTCAGTCTCCTCTCAGGCGTCCACGTGAACTCCGTTTCGTAAACACGAGGATTCTCCGCCTTGTACAGCGTAGCTGTAATATGGTCGCAGAAATTGGCACTGCTGCGTGCCTTCATAGCATTTATCTTGATGATATTCGCTTTGGCTTTTTTCGCCATCTCTTTGGCCGAGGCAACAAGCTTAGAATAAGTGACCTGTTCACCCTGATTTCCCGCAACCTGGATGGTCTCCAGACGCTCGGCATAAACAGGCTCAGGATCGTTGGCCTGCAGCACTACAATATTCTTTTCTCCAAATATGCCCGGGGCAGCAAACAGTTTTCCAGGCACAGCACAAGTTGTCACCAAAAGGGTACATGCAAATACCCCAAATCTTACAGCACGATTCATTAACTTCTTTTTTTATTTGTGGGAATACATTAAAATTACGAAAAGCTCAGGAATAAACAGTGACCGGAGTCATCCTACGCTGTTAAAAGAAAAAGAATTCTTATTTAATCTATATATGGCAAGTAAACGTTAACGTTTACTTTTATCGCCAGCTTTATGACGCCCATTAGTGTAGTACTTATTACGTTCAACGAAGAACGAAACCTGGCTCGGTGTCTCGAGTCTGTAAAGCGCGTTGCCGACGAGATCATTGTTGTTGACAGCCTGTCGACAGATAACACTGTAGCTATCGCTGAAAGCTTCGGAGCTAAAGTGTACCATCAGCATTTCACCAATTACGTCGAGCAAAAAAAGATCGCCACACAGTACGCGAGCCATGACTGGGTTTTCTCAGTAGACGCAGACGAAGCCCTTTCGCCGGAGCTTGAGCAAAGCATTCAGCAGTTCAAAATGGCGTCGTATTCATTCAATGCTTATAAGATATCACGTATTACTAATTACTGCGGGCAATGGATAAAACACAGTGGATGGTACCCGGATCGCATTACTCGTTTATTCAATAAAACTGGAGGAGCGTGGCACGGTGGCTCGGTACACGAACATTGGGAGCTAAATGGGGAGCAGGCAAAGACCGGACAATTAAAAGGTCACTTGCTGCATTACAGCTTTAGCAGCATATCTGAGCATGTAAAAAAACTGGATAAGTATACAGAGCTGGGCGCACGAGATGCTGTGGATAGAGGAAAGGACTGCAGCGTGCTAAAACTGTTTGTCGGTCCGCGATGGAATTTTTTCCAGGCTTACATTCTGCAGCGTGGTATTCTGGATGGATATTATGGATATGTGATCTGTAAACTCCACGAGTATAGTAGCTTTGCCAAATACGCAAAGATCCGTCAGTATGCACGGATGAAGCGAAAAGGACAACACTATTGATCTAATTATTCTAATTGCCCATAATGCACACTCCCGAAGAACACATCAGCCTTAATAAATATATTAGCAGCACGGGCTTTTGCTCGCGGCGCGAAGCTGATAAACTGATAGAACAGGGACGGGTAAGCATAAACGGCAAGACCGTAAAAACTGGTGCCCGTGTAAAAGATCACGATTCGGTGGCGATAGATGGTGAGCCCGTGAAAGGCAGCAAAAAAGCACGCCCAGTATATATTGTCCTGAACAAGCCAGTGGGCGTTACTTCTACTACCGATCCTAAGGATAAGACCAACATCATCTATTTCCTGGATTATCCTAAGCGTATCTTTCCCATCGGACGGCTGGATAAGGATTCAGACGGCTTGATCTTACTGACCAACGATGGCGATATCGTTAACAAGATCCTTCGCGCCAGCAACAATCATGAGAAGGAATACATAGTATCGGTGAACAAACCTATCACTCCCGAGTTCGTCACCAGCATGAGTAACGGCATACCGATGTTGGGGACAGTAACGAACAAGTGCTATGTGAAGCAGGAAGGCAATAAACGATTCCGCATTATACTCACGCAAGGACTCAACCGTCAGATCAGGCGCATGTGCGAATACCTGGGCTACGATGTCATGAAGCTGACCCGCGTACGCGTAATGAATATTAAGCTGGAGGATCTTCCTTCTGGCAAATGGCGATACCTGACCAATCCTGAAATTGATAAGCTAAATGACCTTGTAGCGACATCGACAAAAACCGAAGTAGCGCCGACTACATCTACCGCTAGAAAAAAGGAAAGCAAACCCAAGCCAGCCAGCACAGAAACAAAACGACCGCAACACACTCCATCTAAAAAGAAAAGCAGCTTTAAGGAGTTCCGCAACAATAACAGAAAAAAATAACGGAACAAATGAAGCAGGCAGCCATAGGCACGTACGCGGAAACAGCTACCAAGAGCGCTTACTTGAATTTGCTGTTCCTTGGTCTTTTTGTAAATATTATCACAGCCTTCTTTAGCGTTGGCTACCATCATCCCGACGA comes from Polluticoccus soli and encodes:
- a CDS encoding Rv1355c family protein; this translates as MLDKFNSLRERALELKDVSAPELLRLDKPGDEHRFDEIISVGDVFVSEEITDQLKELLKSRNATVTLSANDYDRLIEQHLGGMSKERYGVWAYYPWSKRLVHILDEEEFIEVRTSRNQYKITNTERETLAQKKIGVIGLSVGQSVSVTLAMERGCGELRLADFDMLELTNYNRIRTGLHNLGVKKVVAVAREIAEIDPYLRVICYPDGITEENIDKFISEGGKLDILIDECDGLDIKVLCRQKAKAAQIPVVMEASDRGTVDVERFDLQPDRPILHGSIDHLDVSRIKHLKTNEEKVPYLLPIAGAETISTRAKASMLEIGQSITTWPQLASAVALGGGITADVCRRILLDQYHESGRYFIDIEELIADKKPAEKPHVPEFMAGISDDEIAALIKQAAVSSMPGQVKLSNEDATSLVAAAITAPTGGNSQPWKWKCVDGVMYLFENREYDTHLVDFNSTGSYIGFGAATENLVLQAHKQGLEVKIDKLPLGDESYLIAVFRFFKNAHDGVEAHSVDDLSEVIFQRKANRLLRPRQPIEGARLQKIVDAARTVPGANLQFLTSDNDLEDISDIIAKADRIRIMHEGGHIDFLAEIIWTEEENQKFRKGIDIETLDLTPSERAGFSIARNWDVINYLNKWGGGAGLERMSRKSAMTASAIGFITMPEFGRSNFFDGGRAVERAWLAATKENIAFQPLSISTFLFNRLNYEGTQAFPKKMAEELAELRKKFQRLFSIDKKPGEILLFRVFLTDEQPKLSLRVPVEKVLSFG
- a CDS encoding response regulator, encoding MPENKINILYVDDEENNLISFKATFRIKYNVSTAISGEEAKKILASKPIDIIITDQRMPGMTGVEFLESIIDDYPDPMRILLTGYADMNAVIDAINKGKIFHYLTKPWNEEELEATIQRAYDVYRIKMDEKELTQKLGVTNEQLEFLLRQRLLS
- a CDS encoding DUF922 domain-containing protein, whose product is MNRAVRFGVFACTLLVTTCAVPGKLFAAPGIFGEKNIVVLQANDPEPVYAERLETIQVAGNQGEQVTYSKLVASAKEMAKKAKANIIKINAMKARSSANFCDHITATLYKAENPRVYETEFTWTPERRLTWDDFRGPVQPYSSDNIAAATFCAIGFETNTVSQNNPNLRVNVFNTFYTRKSWIREEEKGAEILAHEQGHFDLCELYTRKLRERMSNVNVDVANLRTTLKGIYAQLQQEYQDRQQRYEDETDHGLIYDAQHRWEAAITQELAQMEKWKDS
- a CDS encoding glycosyltransferase family 2 protein, with product MTPISVVLITFNEERNLARCLESVKRVADEIIVVDSLSTDNTVAIAESFGAKVYHQHFTNYVEQKKIATQYASHDWVFSVDADEALSPELEQSIQQFKMASYSFNAYKISRITNYCGQWIKHSGWYPDRITRLFNKTGGAWHGGSVHEHWELNGEQAKTGQLKGHLLHYSFSSISEHVKKLDKYTELGARDAVDRGKDCSVLKLFVGPRWNFFQAYILQRGILDGYYGYVICKLHEYSSFAKYAKIRQYARMKRKGQHY
- the rluF gene encoding 23S rRNA pseudouridine(2604) synthase RluF, producing the protein MHTPEEHISLNKYISSTGFCSRREADKLIEQGRVSINGKTVKTGARVKDHDSVAIDGEPVKGSKKARPVYIVLNKPVGVTSTTDPKDKTNIIYFLDYPKRIFPIGRLDKDSDGLILLTNDGDIVNKILRASNNHEKEYIVSVNKPITPEFVTSMSNGIPMLGTVTNKCYVKQEGNKRFRIILTQGLNRQIRRMCEYLGYDVMKLTRVRVMNIKLEDLPSGKWRYLTNPEIDKLNDLVATSTKTEVAPTTSTARKKESKPKPASTETKRPQHTPSKKKSSFKEFRNNNRKK